The window TCATCGGGGGTCGTGTCGTTGCTTTCGGTCACGTCGCCGTTCTTCTCGATCGAGACCAGCTCATCGGTGTAACGCGTGCCCCAGAGGTACTGGAACGTCGTCTGGTTCGAGCCGTTCCGCGTCTCGCAGATGTTCCAACGGCCCATCGGTCGGAGACCGGTGCCACAGTAATAGAAGTGGACGGTCGTGTCCCCGCCGTCGTTGGGCGTATTCTGGTCGCCTCTGTTGCTCACGGCCTTGGTCAGCCGGCGGTTTTTGCCATCGTACTCATACGCGGCGATGGTGGTCGTGTCGCTGGCCGCCGCGAACTGCACCGCCACCAGCCGGTTCCACGCGTCGTACACAAACTGGTACACCCCATCGGCGGTCAGGTTGCCCGCGTTGTCGTACGACAACGTCGCGGCGTTCGAGTTGAAGTCGTCCGAGACGAGCATGTCATCCCCTGCGTCGTCGTAATCGCCATCGCCATTATTATCGATCCCGCACACAAGGTCATCACATTCGTGTGTGGAAGAAATGTCGTCGCCGCGGTAGATGCCGACGTAGCCCGCCGACCACTCGTCGTCGATGTCCCAGGATTCGAGATTAATCGGCTCGTCGGAGAAGTCGCCATCCGCATCGTCATCCACCCAGACGCGCAGACGCTGGAAACGTTGTCCTCAGCGGCTGTCAGCGTCATTAGCACTGCGACGCAGCTTGCAGTAACTCACGTCTCGGCCATTCGGGCCTCTTGACTGCACGGCATTCTGGTATCATGCCCCGCCCCATCGGGGGACGGTTATCGCCGTGCACTTCGCAGCCTTTGGCCAGCCACTTCTCACGCCTCATCACTCTCCCGCGAGCAAGATGGAAGGCGATCAACTTCTTGGCCCCGGCCTGGAGCCTGCGCGCGGGAGACGACGTACATTTGGGCCCGGCTCTACTTGAACCCGCGCGATGCCGCAGAACCCCGCCACACAGCTCCCCATGGATGTAGCCCGAATCACAGCTGAATCACTTCCCGCCCAGCTTCTCTTGCCCCCCCAGCCCTGCTACACTGGAACTCTTAGCGCCCTGCACGCCGGTACTACGTAGCAGGCATCGGCCAGCAATGACATCGGGAGAACCCCGACTTTTGTCCTTCGACCGACTACCAACGAGTTTTGCCAATGTTGGCTCCGTTTTCCTCTTCCTCTTGAGGTATTCGTCAGATGAGCACAAAGCCCTTTAATGCGTTCGCAATGGCGCAAGCCCAGTTCGACAAGGTCGCCGATAGTCTCGGCCTGGATCAGGGAACGAAGGACTTGTTGCGCCAACCGATGCGCGAGTATCACTTCAGCCTGCCGGTCCGCATGGACGATGGCACTACCACAGTCTTCCGCGGCTTCCGCGTGCAGCACAACGATGCCCGCGGCCCGGCCAAGGGCGGCATCCGCTTTCACCCACAGGAAACGATTGACACGGTACGCGCCCTGTCGATGTGGATGACCTGGAAGTGTGCCGTGGCCAATCTGCCGCTCGGTGGCGGAAAAGGCGGCGTAATCTGTGAACCACACAACCTAAGCATGGCTGAACAGGAGCGCATCTGCCGGGCGTTCGTCCGCCAGATTGCACGCGACGTCGGCCCGCTACGTGATGTGCCCGCGCCGGACGTGATGACCACCGGCCAGCACATGCTTTGGATGCTCGATGAGTACGAGCAGATTCGCGGCGAACATTACCCTGGTGTCATTACTGGAAAACCGGTCGGCATGGGCGGATCGCTCGGCCGAACCGAAGCGACGGGCTACGGCGTCGTGTTCACTGTGCGCGAGGCCCTCAAAGAACTGGGCATTCGCCCGCAAGACACGATCGCGGCCGTCCAGGGCTTCGGCAATGTCGCCCAATACGCGATATCGCTCTACAACCAGCTCGGCGGAACGGTGGTTGCCGTCTCCTGCTGGGACCAGGAAGATCAGCAGCCATACACCTTCCGCAGGAAGGATGGAATCAACCTCGATGAACTGCTGAAGATCACCGATCGCTTTGGCGGGATCGACAAGAAGAAGGCTGCCGAACTGGGTTACGAGCAACTGCCCGGCGAGGCTTGGATCGAACAAGAAGTAGACCTACTTTTCCCCTGCGCGCTGGAGAACTCGATCACGGGTGACAACGTGACCAAGATCTCGTCGCGTGTGAAGCTGATCGCCGAGGGCGCCAACGGCCCCACCACACCGGACGCCGACCACGTGTTGCGCGAACGTGGCGTTTTTGTCATTCCGGATTTCCTGGCCAACGCCGGCGGCGTGACGTGCAGTTACCTCGAACAAGTCCAGTGCAACATGAACTACTTCTGGGAAAAGGACGAGGTGCTCGGCAAGCTGGACACGATGATGACGGCGGCGTTCATCGCCGTCAGCGAAATGGCACGCAAACGAAAGCTCTACATGCGCGACGCGGCGTACACGATTGCGATCGCGCGCGTGGCACAGGCGTGCAAAGATCGCGGCTGGGTCTGACTCCTCCATAGAGCAGTATCGCAGGCGGCCGCATCGCCCTTACGCCACTGCGGCCCGGCAACCGGCCATGCAGCAGTGGCACGCTGAGTGTTTTGCCGGCAACCCCAGTCACCGAACGGATGCGTGCAACCATGAGCCAGCCGCCGAATGCAGGCTTCTATCCGCCGTTTGACCGCCGGTTCTTCGACGGGGACGAGGAATTCACAGTTATCGGCGGCGGTGAACTGGGGGGCAAGGCGCTCGGTCTGGCCTCGGCCAAGCATTTGCTCGAACGGGCCTGTCCTGGCGGAAACCTGCTCAGCGTTCAGATTGGCATTCCGCGCTTAACGGTGCTCGGCACCGAAGTGTTCGAGCAATTCATGGCGGCCAATAATCTCTACGATGTGGCCACCGCGGATCTTCCCGATGAACGTATTGCGCACGCGTTCCTCAATGCCGAATTGCCCCCGGCATACGTCGGCGATCTGCGTGCTCTGGTGGGCGGCGTCCACACACCGTTGGCGGTGCGTTCATCGAGCCGGCTCGAAGACGCTTTACAACATCCCTTCGCCGGTGTGTACGCCACGAAGATGATTCCCAATAACGAATCCGCGATTGGCGATCGCTTCAAGAAGTTGAGCGAAGCGGTGAAGTTCGTGTGGGCATCAACATTCTTCGGCGACGCCAAACGCTACATGCACCGCATCAACCATCCACTGGAAGACGAGCGGATGGCGGTCGTCATTCAGGAAGTAGTCGGTGATCTCTACGGCGAGCGCTATTACCCCGTTATTTCCGGCGTAATCCGCACGCACAATTACTACGCCAGCGGCCCGGCCGAACCGGAGGACGGTGTTGTGAATCTGGCGGTCGGGCTGGGCAAGACCATTGTCGACGGCGGTGTGACATGGACCTACTGCCCCCGCTATCCGAATCATCGCCCGCCCTACGGCTCCACGCGTGAATTGCTCAAGAACACGCAAACGCAATTCTGGGCAGTCAACATGACGCCTGCCGCATACGATCCGGTCAACGAGGCGGAGTGTCTGGTACAGGCCGGGCTTGACGTCGCCGAGTGGGACGACGTGCTGCGTTTTACTGCTTCAACGTATGACGCGCAGTCGGATCGACTCGTGCTCGGCACGGGCATCGCCGGGCCACGTGCGATTACATTCGGGCGACTGCTCGAACTTGGCGAGGTGCCGCTCAACGGCGTCATCGAGCACATCGCGCAGCATGCCAAAGAGTCATTGCAGGCCGACGTCGAAATCGAGTTCGCGCTGACACTCGATCGGCAACGGGGCCTGCCGGCGCGCTTCGGCTTCTTACAGGTGCGGCCAATGATGGTGCCCCGCGAACAGGTTGACGTCAACGAAACGGACCTGCATGCCCCCAACGTCCTGCTAGCCTGTGATACCGTACTCGGCAACGGTGAGAGTCGTACCATCACGGACGTGGTGTACGTCAAACCAGCAACGTTCGATGCCAAGCACACCGCTGCCATCGCGATCGAAATCGCCGATCTAAATTACCAACTCGAAGCGGAAAACCGGCCGTACGTATTGATCGGATTCGGACGCTGGGGCAGCAGTGATCCATGGCTCGGCATTCCGGCGACTTGGCCACAGATCTCCGGTGCACGTGTCATTGTCGAATCGACCCTGCCCACCATGAATGTCGACGCCAGTCAGGGCTCGCATTTTTTCCACAACATGATCAGCTTCGGGGTGCACTACTTCACCGTGCGGCACACGAGTTCGCACGGGATCGATTGGAGTTGGCTTGACCGGCAACCATCGACGTCAGAGACTCCGTTTCTGCGGCACGTGCGATTGCCGGAACCACTGACGATCCGGGTTGACGGCCGTCACGGCCGCGGCGTAATCCTCCACGCCTGAGCCACCGGTGGCGGAGCAGACAAATGAGTGAACAACACAACCGTGTAGACGATATTCTTCGTTCGTTGCAGGAGCGGGCCAAGGAGCTCAACTGCCTCTATCGCATCGAGGAAATCATCAACGCCGAGGAGCTGTCCCTCGAGGATGTTTTCCAAGGCGTGATCGAAGCGATTCCGCCGGGCTGGCAATACCCCAACGAGTGCGTCGCGCGCATTACGTATGACCAGCAGCAATACGCATTTGGCGATTTTCGGGAGACTGCGTGGATGCAGAAGGCCACGATCCGCGTCTACGGGGAACCCACCGGTACACTGGAAGTTGCCTATCTTGAACAGATGCCCCAGGCCAGCGAAGGCCCGTTCCTGAAGGAAGAACGCAAGCTGCTGCAAACGATCGCCGAGCGCATTGGAAGTTGTATCACGCATCGCCGGCTACTGGAGACAATGCAGAGCATGCAGGCGCCCGAACGATCGGTGCGCGCGGGGCATGAGTGGATGGCCATTCTGGATCTGCTGCGCCGTACCGACCAGAGCCTGCTAATGCGTGTATCGCGCAAGATGATCAATCATCTCTGTTGGAGCGGAGTGAAAGCTGCCCGCGACCTGCTGCGCGATTTCCATCCCATCCGGGAGGGAGACGACTTGGAGGTCTATTTCGAATCGAACCGCCCGCGCGGGCGCGATACTGCCCCGTCACCCACTGCTATGGCGGACCGCGTGTTCGATCTCGCAGCGGCACACCTCAGCGATGACGAGATCATCTCCTGCGTGCATAACTGGATCAAGCAGGACCGGGCCAGCTTCCTGGTCAACACGCTCGAAAACCACCACACCGCCATCTCGGAAGTCAGCGATGCCATCCAACGCTACCAACACGCCGGTCACGGCGAAGTTGAACTCTCTTCTTCGACTCGCAAGGGGCTGCTGGTCTCACTGATCCGCCGGCTGCTCTCGGACCAACTCGAATACATCAATGTTGCCAAGCGTTACGTCGAGATTTCCGATTTTCATCAGCTCATTCAGCGGATGATCTATCCAGCCCGCGGACATGGAAAGACTGGCGGCAAAGGCGCCGGTCTGTTCCTCGCGTATCAGATCATCAAAGGTCACCGCGACGAAAACGAAGCCCTGGGCGAGATCCGCACGCCAAAGACCTGGTATCTGACTTCGGACGGCATGCACGACTTCGTCTACTGCAATCATCTCGAAGACGTCTTCTCCCAGAAGTACAAGGAAATCGACGAAGTCCGGCAGGAATATCCGGACATCGTACAGGTCTTCAAGAATTCGCAGTTCTCCGCGGCGATTCTCAAGGGGCTTTCGCTTGCACTGGATGACCTGGGCGACAAACCGCTCATCGTACGCAGCTCCAGTTTGCTGGAAGACCGCTTCGGCGCCGCATTCTCCGGCAAGTACAAGAGCCTGTTTCTGGCGAATCGCGGCACAAAGCAGGAACGCATGGAAGCGCTGATGGATGCGATCGCGGAGGTCTACGCATCGACATTTGGACCGGATCCGATTCAATACCGCGCTGCGCGCAATTTGCTCGATTTCCAGGAAGGCATGGGCGTCCTCATTCAGGAGGTCGTCGGCACACAGATCGGCAACTACTTCTTGCCGGCATTCGCGGGCGTGGCCTTCAGTTACAACGAGTTTCGCTGGTCGCCGCGGATCAAACGGGAAGACGGGCTGGTGC is drawn from uncultured Ilyobacter sp. and contains these coding sequences:
- a CDS encoding RHS repeat-associated core domain-containing protein, with the protein product MDDDADGDFSDEPINLESWDIDDEWSAGYVGIYRGDDISSTHECDDLVCGIDNNGDGDYDDAGDDMLVSDDFNSNAATLSYDNAGNLTADGVYQFVYDAWNRLVAVQFAAASDTTTIAAYEYDGKNRRLTKAVSNRGDQNTPNDGGDTTVHFYYCGTGLRPMGRWNICETRNGSNQTTFQYLWGTRYTDELVSIEKNGDVTESNDTTPDEQSGESTADSRYFVHQDRNWNVTALSEYDPSGTNNARIVERYAYTPYGTFTVLAGDSGSGELGTTALTSTVGNPFAHQGLPFDAEKAGYQNRWREYAGGLQRFAQRDPLTSMNNAGGGYQDGASLYEYVRSMPTAFIDPSGRICWEEFCWCLLNPICCETGYEARDFVVDWLEDLWGG
- a CDS encoding Glu/Leu/Phe/Val dehydrogenase, translating into MSTKPFNAFAMAQAQFDKVADSLGLDQGTKDLLRQPMREYHFSLPVRMDDGTTTVFRGFRVQHNDARGPAKGGIRFHPQETIDTVRALSMWMTWKCAVANLPLGGGKGGVICEPHNLSMAEQERICRAFVRQIARDVGPLRDVPAPDVMTTGQHMLWMLDEYEQIRGEHYPGVITGKPVGMGGSLGRTEATGYGVVFTVREALKELGIRPQDTIAAVQGFGNVAQYAISLYNQLGGTVVAVSCWDQEDQQPYTFRRKDGINLDELLKITDRFGGIDKKKAAELGYEQLPGEAWIEQEVDLLFPCALENSITGDNVTKISSRVKLIAEGANGPTTPDADHVLRERGVFVIPDFLANAGGVTCSYLEQVQCNMNYFWEKDEVLGKLDTMMTAAFIAVSEMARKRKLYMRDAAYTIAIARVAQACKDRGWV
- a CDS encoding PEP/pyruvate-binding domain-containing protein, with translation MSQPPNAGFYPPFDRRFFDGDEEFTVIGGGELGGKALGLASAKHLLERACPGGNLLSVQIGIPRLTVLGTEVFEQFMAANNLYDVATADLPDERIAHAFLNAELPPAYVGDLRALVGGVHTPLAVRSSSRLEDALQHPFAGVYATKMIPNNESAIGDRFKKLSEAVKFVWASTFFGDAKRYMHRINHPLEDERMAVVIQEVVGDLYGERYYPVISGVIRTHNYYASGPAEPEDGVVNLAVGLGKTIVDGGVTWTYCPRYPNHRPPYGSTRELLKNTQTQFWAVNMTPAAYDPVNEAECLVQAGLDVAEWDDVLRFTASTYDAQSDRLVLGTGIAGPRAITFGRLLELGEVPLNGVIEHIAQHAKESLQADVEIEFALTLDRQRGLPARFGFLQVRPMMVPREQVDVNETDLHAPNVLLACDTVLGNGESRTITDVVYVKPATFDAKHTAAIAIEIADLNYQLEAENRPYVLIGFGRWGSSDPWLGIPATWPQISGARVIVESTLPTMNVDASQGSHFFHNMISFGVHYFTVRHTSSHGIDWSWLDRQPSTSETPFLRHVRLPEPLTIRVDGRHGRGVILHA
- a CDS encoding PEP/pyruvate-binding domain-containing protein, coding for MSEQHNRVDDILRSLQERAKELNCLYRIEEIINAEELSLEDVFQGVIEAIPPGWQYPNECVARITYDQQQYAFGDFRETAWMQKATIRVYGEPTGTLEVAYLEQMPQASEGPFLKEERKLLQTIAERIGSCITHRRLLETMQSMQAPERSVRAGHEWMAILDLLRRTDQSLLMRVSRKMINHLCWSGVKAARDLLRDFHPIREGDDLEVYFESNRPRGRDTAPSPTAMADRVFDLAAAHLSDDEIISCVHNWIKQDRASFLVNTLENHHTAISEVSDAIQRYQHAGHGEVELSSSTRKGLLVSLIRRLLSDQLEYINVAKRYVEISDFHQLIQRMIYPARGHGKTGGKGAGLFLAYQIIKGHRDENEALGEIRTPKTWYLTSDGMHDFVYCNHLEDVFSQKYKEIDEVRQEYPDIVQVFKNSQFSAAILKGLSLALDDLGDKPLIVRSSSLLEDRFGAAFSGKYKSLFLANRGTKQERMEALMDAIAEVYASTFGPDPIQYRAARNLLDFQEGMGVLIQEVVGTQIGNYFLPAFAGVAFSYNEFRWSPRIKREDGLVRLVPGLGTRAVDRLGDDFPILVSPEQPGLRANATPEEVVRYSPRYMDVINLETNKFETKKVTEFLREAGDAMPAIEQLVSVFSDGHLRQPMIGSIDFGRDDVVVTFDGLLTRTPFVKQIGALLNLLQRELEHPADIEFASDGKNLYLLQCRAQAPAKFAKPAPIPRDIPQARMIFSANRYVSNGTVSNITHIVYVDPEQYGQLGSREELISVGRAVGRLNKLLPKRQFILMGPGRWGSRGDIKLGVPVTYSDINNTAMLVEIARQRGDYTPDVSFGTHFFQDLAEAEIRYLPLYPDEPDIAFNEAFLTRAPNLLAELAPEYEALRDVVHVIDVPRSADGQVLYVLMNAELDEAVAVLTDLDGLTAHDDDIGPTLTSSQERDWRWRARMAESVARRLEPKRFGVKALYVFGSTKNATAGPASDIDLLVHFVGTEEQRRDLEEWLEGWSLSLSEINYLRTGYRTDGLLDVHIVTDEDIAKRTSYAVKIGAVTDAARELPIGPASNAAK